In the Candidatus Omnitrophota bacterium genome, AGAAGGAAGAAAAAGCATTGCCACAAGATGTTAAATCCATTACTATTGAGGTAGAATAGTAATAAAATGAGATCGAAATGAAGAAAACGCTTAAAGGTGATATATATTATTTTGTGGATGAATCGGGCGATCCCTGTTTCTATGATAAGAACGGCAATTATATCGTAGGACAAGAAGGGTGTTCAAAAATGCTTATGCTTGGCTTTATCCAAACGGATGAACCTAAGCATATAAGAAAGGCTCTTGACGAGGTGCGGGAGAAAATTAAGAATGATCAGTATTTAAAAGAGATCCCATCCATTGAAAAATCATTGAAACATTTCCACGCTACCGATGACTGTCCAGAGGTGAGGCAGGCAGTATATAATTGTTTGAGCACGCTTAATTTTAAGGCCCAATTCGTGGTTGCACGTAAAATCGAAGGTGTTTTTAAGAAGCACGACTGCGATGAGAATAAGTTCTACGATTCGCTCATAGAGCATTTATTCAAAAACGTTCTTCACAGAGCGGAGACGAACCACATCTATTTTTCAAAGCGCGGATCCAGCACCAGGCAAGAGCCGCTGGAAAAGGCGATTGACCGCGCCAAGAATCAGTTTGAGAAGAAGTTTTTTATTAAAGTACGCTCTAACGTTGATATTCAGTCTCAGGTTCCTACAGGGGAGCCGTGTTTACAGGTAATCGATTACATGAACTGGGCCATACAGAGAGTATTTGTAAAGGGTGAGATGAGGTACTTTAATTTTGTGAAGGATAAGGTGAGTTTTGTCTGGGATATTTATGATACGGGCAAATACCCTAAGAACTTTTATAGCAAGGCGAATGAACTTGATAGCAAAAAAACAAGCCTTCTATAGCTAGGTGGTTTCCCACACACGGCATGACGCCGGCTTTCGCTATTAGAAGACTCGAGTATTAGTATACCCTAAAATAAACGCAAGTCAAGGGCTCTCATAAAAAATAAAATAATTAAAAAAGTACTTGACAGATGCCCAAGCATATGCTATTATTTAAACGATGACAGATCAGGAGATCGTAGGGAAGATAGAGACATACCTGTCAAAGAATAATCTCCGGCAGTACGAGCTAGCAAAGCAGATAGGCGTTCCAGAATCAACGATTAATAGATGGCTGAAGAGAAAGACTAAGATTTCGAACGCCTATAGAGCTGTGTTAAAGACAAAAGGGATTATATGATTTTTTTTGGATTCAAAATTAGCATATGCCCAAGCATAAGACAATATTTTTTTGTCTAAAAAATGAGCATGTGCCAAAGCACATAACCATGGAGGTGGGAGATGACGCTTGTAACGGCAAAAGAGGTGTCGGAGAAGTATAGCATTCCCCCGGGAACGGTCTATTACTATGTCTCAAGGAACGAGATCCCGCACTATCAAATAAGGGGCAGAAGAAAATTTAACCCTGTTGAAATAGAAAATTGGATCAACCAGGGGAGATCGAGTGTCAATTCTAAAGTTTGGTAGGATATACAGTCGGAACGACAGCCCGTTCTTATGGATCTGGTACTATGATGCCAACGGGAAAAGGCACAGAGAGAGCACCGAGACAAATAATAAGAAGCTGGCAGAGGAGATACTTCATAGCAGGATTATCGAATTTCAAAGCCTGCAAAACGGCAATAAGACAGTCAGCGATATGCCGTATGCACATTTCTCAGCGGAATTTCTAAAGCACTATAAAGCGCGGTATCCCTATGAGACATTTAAATCTCACAGCAGCGCGGTCAATGAGTTCACCAAATTCTTAAACTTTGCCGGTATAAGCCGATTATCCGAGATCACGACGGCGGTAATAGATAAATATATTACATACCTGAGAGAATCAAAGGGGAATAGGGCCAATACCTGCAATAACCACCTGAAGAATATCAAAACCCAGTTCAATTTTGCGATCAGTCATAATTTAATGAGAGAGAATCCGGCCAAGAGTTGCCGGAAGGTCGAAGTAAACGACGCTAAGAAGAAGAGCGCCCTTTCGCCAGATGAATATAAGAGTTTTATGGCGATCGCGGAAAAGGAACACCCACACTACTATCCGATATACTACACCTTTATCCATACCGGCCTTAGGTTTACGGAGCTGATCAAATTAAAGTGGCAGGATATCGACTTTGAGAATAAAGTGCTATGGATCATGAAGCCCAAGTGCAAGAAGAAGCCGGATTTTGTCAGTATGCACGATAGTCTTATAAGGACTCTGGAGGATTTAAAGAAAGAGAGCGACAGCGAATATGTCTTTACCGATGAAAAAGGCGAGCCGTTTGGATTTAGGACCCGGAAGATCATACGACGGCTGAAAAACATACTAAAAACGGCCAATATTGCCAGCATAAGCACCGTTCACGAGCTCAGGCATACACATTGCAGCTACCTTTTCAATATAGGGCTCAATACGCGAGAAGTCATGGAGCAGATGAGGCATACAGAGATGAGGACCACGGAAGGGTATGCGCATATATTTAGGCCGGAAGCCAATAGGAAAATAAAGAAATTGGAGAGGTTGGATCGATGAATAGAGATTGCTTCGCTTCGCTCGCAATAACGATAGGGCACACTAAAGTGTGCCCTACAATACGATGGGATGGGATTTTGTCACGAAATTGTCACGCTGCGAAAAATTCACACCAATTTACCGACGGAGAGACCACTTCACGTCACACACCCCCGTCGTCCCCGCCAATTGGTAAAGGGAGCGCTCGATAGATAATGTCGGAAGGTACCTTCCGACGAAAAATTTATCCGCCGCCATATAAAAGTAGTAACTGGTTAAATACCAGCCCTTTAGCCGTAACAAGTTGATAACACGACTGGTTACGGCTATTTTATTTGTCTTGCGTGTTTTGAGAATTAGTAAGTTGACAGACGTCCTATTTAGCACGCTTGAAAGCATAGCTACATCATGTTCAGTGAATGCAAACGGTAATATGTAAGAATGTTTCCTTGTTTTGAACTGGTGCCAAATTGGCACCAGTTCCTTCCATTCCTCATCGGTAAGTTGAAACATAAATTCTTTAGGAGATCTCACGGGACACATTATTTAATTCAGTTGAATTAGGTATTGTGTCCCCCAAATTTAAGTGGGATGGCCCCACTAGTCAGGTCTGCACAAGCAGGAGTTACTTCGGGTCAAATATTTTTAATAGTTCTTCCGCGCAGTATATCTTCCCGCGTTCTTTATCCGTAGTTTCAGTTAGTATATTCATCGACTCTAACTTCTCTACGGCAGCCTTGGCCGTATGGAACGAGGTCTTAAGCGCCTCAGCGGTTCTTGGTATGCTTATGTATGGATTTTTTGATATAAGGTCGAGCAATTTAAACACATACATGGAAGGTCTTTTTTGCTCAACCCGTTTCCTGTAATTATCCAACAAGGCGAGTATGGCCCTTGAATTTTCGACAGCATTCTTCGACTCATCCGCTATCGCTTTTAAGAAGAATTTAATCCATCCTGGCCAGTCTCCTCTCTGGCTTACGCCAAGAAGCCTCTCGTAATACTGGCTACGATTCCTATCGAAATAAGCGCTTAAGCACAACAAAGGATATTTCAAATATTCTCTTTCGCACAAAAAAATCATGGTTAATAACCTGCCCATCCTTCCGTTGCCATCGAGAAATGGATGTATCGCTTCAAATTGATAATGCGTTACCGCGCACTGCACCAGTCCGTCGAGGGCGTCTCTATTGTGAATAAACTTTTCAAGATCGCTTAACGCATCTTTCATTGCTTCAACGGGAGGCGGTACATAGGTTGCATCATTAAGAGTGCAGCCTCCGGGACCGATCCAATTTTGACTTTTGCGGAATTCTCCCGGTGTCAAATGCTGACCTCTTACACCTTTCATGAGAATAGAGTGTATTTCTTTAATAAGGCGCAGCGATATTGGCAATGTACCGAGTCTTTTAATCCCATAATCGACGGCCTTGACATAATTGACGACTTCCAGCACATCTGTCCTGCCGGCCTCTTTTTTCTGCTCGGCCTTACGGGCTGCTTCAAAATAGAATAATTCCGAAAGAGATGTCTGGGTACCTTCTATCCTGGAACTTAGGACAGCCTCTTTCCTAACGTATGGAATAATCAAAAGCGCCGGATTGGGCAGCTGCATTCCTACACCGTTCAGATTTCCCAGATTCCGGCTTGCCTCAGACAACAATTGTACAAAACTTTCATCATAAGTAATTTTTGGAGGCAACGGATTGGGAATAAAAGCAAAGTATCCTTTTTGAGTATTGATTACTTTACCAGCCGAGCTATCCCTGAAGGCATCGTTATCCATATAAATTCCCCTTTCGTGCTATTGAAGTTGACTTCAATTGTACAAATCGTAATTGAAGAAGTCAAGCATTTTCTTCAATTAGAGCTACGCAGACCTTTAGCTACCCCGGGCCTACTTAATACTAATAATGCACTTGACTACATTAAAACTCGTGCTATACTTGTATCATGGATAAAAGATTAGTTACTCGGGAAATATTCAAGGATGTATCCGCGCACCTTAAAGAGCGTGAAGTGACGGTTGTTACCGGCGCGCGTCAGACAGGCAAGACCACGCTTCTTTTACAACTAAAAGAATGGCTCATTAATAGCTGCGGTATAAAAGAGACCCAAATATTATTTTTTAATCTGGATCTTATAAATGATTTCACAAACCTTCAGAGTCAGGGAGATTTTATTAAATATCTTCGGGAAGAGATAGCCCAGCACAAATTCCTTTATGTATTTATAGACGAGGTCCAGCGATTAACCGATCCGGGAAGATTTCTTAAAGGTATTTACGATATAAAACTCCCCGTTAAGATAATCGTCAGTGGATCATCATCGCTTGAGATAAGATCCAGGGTGTCCGAATCTTTGACCGGACGAAAGCGCATTTTCCATCTCTGGCCTTTTTCGTTCTCAGAATATATAAGCCATTACGCGCCTACTCTTACAAATCCTCTTAATAGAGATGATATGTCAGGTGTGAATAAAAGGAAGATAATAGAGCATATGCATGATTTCCTGGTCTTTGGAGGATATCCGCGGCTTGTATCGGCTAAGAATAATGAAGATCGCATGGCTATCCTGAATGAAATATACTCAAGCTATATAGAAAAGGACATTGTCGGCTTCATGAAGGTGAAGAGTCCGATAGCGTTTTCAAAAATGGTCGCGCTGCTTGGCGATCAAATAGGAGGCCTTGTAAACCTTCACGAAATAAGCGCAACTCTTGGCCTCAATTTCAGAACCGCCGAAAATTATCTTTTCGCGCTTGAGAATACATTTGTAATAAACTTGGCCCGTCCATATTTTACCAATGCGCGAAAAGAATTGACCAAGATGCCCAAGGTATATTTTGCCGATCCGGGGCTGCGCAATCTTGCCGTGAAATATTTTGCGCCATTTTCTGAAAACAGGGACAAAGGAAAGCTTCTGGAGAATTTTGTAGCCGCATCTCTAGTAAGGCAACCCCAGACGGCAGTCAATTACTGGCGCACAAAGGACAAGGCCGAAGTAGATTTTATCCTCAAGGATTACCATGGCCATATTACACCAATCGAGGTAAAGGCAGCTGAGCTTAACTCTCCGGACATTACCAAAGGCCTAAGGGCGTTTATTGATAAGTATAAACCATCAAAAGCGATCGTTGTAAACCTGTCTTTAGAAAAGAATGTAAAATTGAGCTATACCCGGGTAAATTTTATTCTCCCTTATAGTTTAGAGCATCTCCTCCAATCAAGCTCGAAATAGACCGCATCGATATTATCACAAAATAATGAAGGTACTCGGCAGGCCGGACTTTACCCGCCTATATTGACTACACCAAGGTTTATAGACGTCCTATTTAGGTACACCCTGCAGAGCAGGGTGTCACAAAGTAGGACGTCCGCAGAGTTATAAACCCCGCGCGCAGACGGCGCAAAAATAATGCTTGACAATATTAGAATATTGCAATATACTTATGCCTATGCGAAGAAGAAACGGCAACGCGGAAATAGCGGACATGGCTTTCGCGCTTAAGAGCATCGCCCACCGGGATCGCCTGAAGATATTGATGCTCCTGGCCTGCAGGAAAGAGCTCTCCGTCTCAGAACTGCAAAAAGGGGTGGGGCTCACTCAGTCGATGACAAGCCAGCACCTCTTGGCCATGAAGGCGCGGGGAGTGCTCTTGTCCGAGAAGCGGGATAACAGGGTATTCTATTCGATACGGAATAAAAATGTCCTGAAGGTCATGGCGTGCATGAAGAAGTGCGCCGGGAAAGAGGGGATATGAGAGGGATCATCGGTTTTTCAATGCGGCGGCCGAAACTCGTCATAGCGGCCACAGCGGTTTTGACATTGCTGGCCGCGGCGCAGTTCCTTAAGGTCAAGATCGACACGGATCCCGAGAACATGCTTCCGGAGAAGGAGTTCGTCCGCGTATTTCATAAAGAGATAAAGAAAGAATTCGTCCTCTACGACCATGTCGTGCTCGGCATAGTGAATGAACAGGACAGCCGCGGCGTCTTTAATCCGCGGACATTGGATAAGATATACCGTATTTCAGAGTACGCGAAGAGCCTGGACGGCGTTATAGCCTATGAGCTCATCAGCCCGACCACTAAGGATGATATCGAGCAAGCGGGGCCCGGGACCGTCAGTTTCAAATGGCTTATGAAAGAACCGCCGTATAAGGAAGAAGACGCCGCTAAGATAGGAGCCAGGGCCATGGAGAACCC is a window encoding:
- a CDS encoding ATP-binding protein, whose amino-acid sequence is MDKRLVTREIFKDVSAHLKEREVTVVTGARQTGKTTLLLQLKEWLINSCGIKETQILFFNLDLINDFTNLQSQGDFIKYLREEIAQHKFLYVFIDEVQRLTDPGRFLKGIYDIKLPVKIIVSGSSSLEIRSRVSESLTGRKRIFHLWPFSFSEYISHYAPTLTNPLNRDDMSGVNKRKIIEHMHDFLVFGGYPRLVSAKNNEDRMAILNEIYSSYIEKDIVGFMKVKSPIAFSKMVALLGDQIGGLVNLHEISATLGLNFRTAENYLFALENTFVINLARPYFTNARKELTKMPKVYFADPGLRNLAVKYFAPFSENRDKGKLLENFVAASLVRQPQTAVNYWRTKDKAEVDFILKDYHGHITPIEVKAAELNSPDITKGLRAFIDKYKPSKAIVVNLSLEKNVKLSYTRVNFILPYSLEHLLQSSSK
- a CDS encoding metalloregulator ArsR/SmtB family transcription factor, with product MRRRNGNAEIADMAFALKSIAHRDRLKILMLLACRKELSVSELQKGVGLTQSMTSQHLLAMKARGVLLSEKRDNRVFYSIRNKNVLKVMACMKKCAGKEGI
- a CDS encoding site-specific integrase translates to MSILKFGRIYSRNDSPFLWIWYYDANGKRHRESTETNNKKLAEEILHSRIIEFQSLQNGNKTVSDMPYAHFSAEFLKHYKARYPYETFKSHSSAVNEFTKFLNFAGISRLSEITTAVIDKYITYLRESKGNRANTCNNHLKNIKTQFNFAISHNLMRENPAKSCRKVEVNDAKKKSALSPDEYKSFMAIAEKEHPHYYPIYYTFIHTGLRFTELIKLKWQDIDFENKVLWIMKPKCKKKPDFVSMHDSLIRTLEDLKKESDSEYVFTDEKGEPFGFRTRKIIRRLKNILKTANIASISTVHELRHTHCSYLFNIGLNTREVMEQMRHTEMRTTEGYAHIFRPEANRKIKKLERLDR
- a CDS encoding Fic family protein, producing the protein MDNDAFRDSSAGKVINTQKGYFAFIPNPLPPKITYDESFVQLLSEASRNLGNLNGVGMQLPNPALLIIPYVRKEAVLSSRIEGTQTSLSELFYFEAARKAEQKKEAGRTDVLEVVNYVKAVDYGIKRLGTLPISLRLIKEIHSILMKGVRGQHLTPGEFRKSQNWIGPGGCTLNDATYVPPPVEAMKDALSDLEKFIHNRDALDGLVQCAVTHYQFEAIHPFLDGNGRMGRLLTMIFLCEREYLKYPLLCLSAYFDRNRSQYYERLLGVSQRGDWPGWIKFFLKAIADESKNAVENSRAILALLDNYRKRVEQKRPSMYVFKLLDLISKNPYISIPRTAEALKTSFHTAKAAVEKLESMNILTETTDKERGKIYCAEELLKIFDPK
- a CDS encoding ORF6N domain-containing protein; this translates as MCPVRSPKEFMFQLTDEEWKELVPIWHQFKTRKHSYILPFAFTEHDVAMLSSVLNRTSVNLLILKTRKTNKIAVTSRVINLLRLKGWYLTSYYFYMAADKFFVGRYLPTLSIERSLYQLAGTTGVCDVKWSLRR
- a CDS encoding DUF3800 domain-containing protein, whose amino-acid sequence is MKKTLKGDIYYFVDESGDPCFYDKNGNYIVGQEGCSKMLMLGFIQTDEPKHIRKALDEVREKIKNDQYLKEIPSIEKSLKHFHATDDCPEVRQAVYNCLSTLNFKAQFVVARKIEGVFKKHDCDENKFYDSLIEHLFKNVLHRAETNHIYFSKRGSSTRQEPLEKAIDRAKNQFEKKFFIKVRSNVDIQSQVPTGEPCLQVIDYMNWAIQRVFVKGEMRYFNFVKDKVSFVWDIYDTGKYPKNFYSKANELDSKKTSLL
- a CDS encoding helix-turn-helix transcriptional regulator, with the protein product MTDQEIVGKIETYLSKNNLRQYELAKQIGVPESTINRWLKRKTKISNAYRAVLKTKGII